One uncultured Cohaesibacter sp. genomic window, CCCTACAACATGGTTCGTGCAACCTTCGATGCCCTGAAAGCAGAAGACAGCCCTCGCGGTGTTGCTGCTCGTCGTGGCCTCAAAGTGTCCACGCTCCAGGCTCGTCGTCGTGTTGTTGATGGAGGCCGTGCCGAAGTCTAATGGCTTTGGCATGCGCTTGCATCCCTAAGATAAGAGGAGCCGGACATGGCTAACAAGGAACAGGGTACCGTTACTGTTGAACAGATCGGAAGCCCTCTGCGCCGGCCAAAAGATCAGCAAGCTACGCTGGTTGGTCTTGGCCTGAACAAATTGCATCGTCGCCGGACCCTTCAGGATAGCCCTGAAGTCCGTGGCAT contains:
- the rpmD gene encoding 50S ribosomal protein L30, with the protein product MANKEQGTVTVEQIGSPLRRPKDQQATLVGLGLNKLHRRRTLQDSPEVRG